A genomic segment from Pseudomonas sp. S09G 359 encodes:
- the pabB gene encoding aminodeoxychorismate synthase component I, which produces MSTCSVHPLPYRANPAEYFAAIRHAPGAVLLDSGRPAAERGRYDLLSAWPQATLTVGPDESGSDFLQRLRKNLTQLGEAAIPKGLELPFAGGLIGYLSYDFGRHLEHMPHLATDDLHLPDARLGLYAWALITDHQAQASQLVFHPTLAEGEQQRLITLFSAAIPDTPATFTLQGPMAPDLTAQAYQQAIARIHAYIQAGDCYQVNFAQRFRAPCSGDPWVAYCALREACPTPFSGFQSLPDDGAVLSLSPERFVRISERQVETRPIKGTRPRGLTPEEDAANAAELLASPKDRAENLMIVDLLRNDLGRTCRTGSVKVPELFSLESYPNVHHLVSSVTGELADDKDALDLIAGSFPGGSITGAPKIRAMQIIDELEPTRRGLYCGSLVYLDVRGEMDSSIAIRSLLVKDGQVCCWGGGGIVADSQWEAEYQESLTKVRVLLHTLESL; this is translated from the coding sequence ATGTCGACCTGCTCCGTACACCCGCTGCCCTACCGGGCCAACCCCGCCGAGTATTTTGCGGCGATCCGCCATGCGCCTGGCGCGGTGCTGCTCGACAGCGGCCGGCCGGCGGCCGAGCGCGGGCGTTATGACCTGCTCAGCGCCTGGCCACAGGCGACGTTGACCGTAGGGCCTGATGAAAGCGGCAGTGATTTCCTGCAGCGCCTACGGAAAAACCTGACCCAACTGGGTGAAGCGGCAATCCCCAAAGGTTTAGAGCTGCCGTTTGCCGGCGGCCTGATCGGCTACCTGAGCTATGACTTTGGCCGACACCTGGAACACATGCCGCACCTGGCCACAGACGATTTACACCTGCCGGACGCGCGCTTGGGCCTCTACGCCTGGGCGCTGATCACGGATCACCAGGCGCAGGCCAGCCAATTGGTATTTCACCCGACGTTGGCCGAGGGCGAGCAGCAACGCTTGATCACGCTGTTCAGCGCTGCCATTCCCGACACGCCCGCGACCTTTACACTGCAGGGCCCGATGGCACCGGACCTGACCGCCCAGGCCTATCAGCAGGCCATCGCGCGCATTCACGCCTATATACAGGCCGGCGACTGCTACCAGGTCAACTTTGCCCAGCGTTTCCGCGCGCCGTGCAGCGGCGATCCCTGGGTCGCCTATTGCGCCTTGCGCGAAGCCTGCCCCACGCCGTTTTCCGGGTTCCAGAGCCTGCCGGATGACGGCGCGGTGCTGAGCCTGTCGCCGGAGCGCTTTGTGCGCATCAGTGAACGCCAGGTGGAAACCCGCCCGATCAAAGGCACCCGCCCCCGTGGCCTGACCCCAGAAGAAGACGCCGCGAACGCCGCCGAACTGCTGGCCAGCCCCAAGGATCGCGCCGAAAACCTGATGATCGTCGACCTGCTGCGCAACGACCTCGGCCGTACCTGCCGCACCGGTTCGGTGAAGGTGCCCGAGTTGTTCAGCCTGGAAAGCTACCCCAACGTGCACCACCTGGTCAGTAGCGTGACCGGCGAACTGGCCGACGACAAAGACGCCCTCGACCTGATCGCCGGCAGCTTCCCCGGCGGCTCCATCACCGGCGCACCGAAGATCCGCGCCATGCAGATCATCGACGAGCTGGAACCCACCCGACGCGGGCTGTACTGCGGCTCGCTGGTGTACCTGGACGTGCGCGGCGAAATGGACAGCTCCATCGCCATCCGCAGCTTGCTGGTCAAGGATGGTCAGGTGTGCTGCTGGGGCGGCGGCGGGATCGTCGCGGATTCGCAGTGGGAGGCGGAGTATCAGGAGTCGCTGACCAAGGTGCGGGTTTTGTTACATACCTTGGAGAGCCTGTAG
- a CDS encoding inactive transglutaminase family protein has product MRSLTLHLRILIAILVVLGISVTAYQIFVLGIPVTEDATDDLWNIDAKVEFVANPKDPVKIQMFVPPLSRDFVSLNESFISNNYGVSVNRTDGNRKVTWSARRAKGNQTLYYRLVLTKRYSGEKVKVKGPTFRDSIAVEGPEKIAAEALLAPIRQHSADVETFITEAIKRTNNLNDDNVKLLLAGDPSTPHKAKIVELLLSIAHVPVEKVHTIRLVADQPQAPELWLRSFNGNDWLYFNPETGEQGLPADRLLWWTGDENLITVDGGKKAMVTFSLNNSEMNAIRLAKLTDENTDANFLEYSLYGLPLQTQQTFMIMVMIPIGVLVILILRNLIGLQTLGTFTPVLIALAFRETQLGFGIVLFTIITALGLSLRSYLEHLKLQMLPRLSVVLTFVVVLIAAISLFSHKLGLERGLSVALFPMVILTMTIERLSITWEERGANHALKVAIGTLFAASLAHLIMSVPELVYFVFTFPAVLLILVGFMLAMGRYRGYRLTELVRFKAFLKADS; this is encoded by the coding sequence ATGCGCTCTCTAACCCTGCACCTGAGAATCCTGATCGCCATCCTGGTGGTGTTGGGTATTTCGGTCACCGCCTACCAGATCTTCGTGCTCGGCATTCCCGTCACCGAAGACGCCACCGACGACTTGTGGAACATCGACGCCAAGGTCGAGTTCGTCGCCAACCCGAAAGACCCGGTGAAGATCCAGATGTTCGTGCCGCCATTGAGCCGCGACTTCGTCAGCCTCAATGAGAGTTTTATTTCGAATAATTACGGCGTGAGCGTCAACCGCACCGACGGCAACCGCAAGGTCACTTGGTCGGCACGCCGCGCCAAGGGCAACCAGACCCTGTATTACCGCCTGGTGCTGACCAAGCGTTACAGCGGTGAAAAGGTCAAGGTCAAGGGCCCGACCTTCCGTGACAGCATCGCCGTGGAAGGCCCGGAAAAAATCGCCGCCGAAGCCCTGCTGGCGCCGATCCGCCAGCACTCGGCCGACGTCGAAACCTTTATCACCGAAGCGATCAAGCGCACCAACAACCTCAATGACGACAATGTGAAGCTGCTGCTGGCGGGCGACCCGTCGACGCCGCACAAGGCCAAGATCGTCGAGTTGCTGCTGTCCATCGCCCATGTGCCGGTGGAAAAAGTCCACACCATCCGCCTGGTCGCCGACCAGCCGCAAGCCCCGGAACTGTGGCTGCGCAGCTTCAATGGCAATGACTGGCTGTACTTCAACCCGGAAACCGGCGAACAGGGCCTGCCCGCCGACCGCTTGTTGTGGTGGACCGGCGATGAAAACCTGATCACGGTCGATGGCGGCAAGAAAGCCATGGTCACCTTCAGCCTCAACAACAGCGAAATGAACGCGATTCGCCTGGCCAAGCTGACCGACGAGAACACCGACGCCAACTTCCTCGAATACTCGCTGTACGGCCTGCCGCTGCAGACCCAGCAGACCTTCATGATCATGGTGATGATCCCGATTGGCGTGTTGGTGATTTTGATCCTGCGCAACCTGATCGGCTTGCAGACCCTGGGCACCTTCACCCCGGTGCTGATCGCCCTGGCGTTCCGCGAGACGCAGCTGGGCTTCGGGATCGTGCTGTTTACGATTATCACGGCGCTGGGCCTGTCGCTCAGGTCGTACCTGGAACACTTGAAGCTGCAGATGCTGCCGAGGCTATCGGTAGTGCTCACCTTCGTGGTGGTGCTGATCGCGGCCATCAGCCTGTTCAGCCATAAACTCGGGCTGGAACGCGGGCTGTCGGTGGCGCTGTTCCCGATGGTGATCCTGACCATGACCATCGAACGCCTGTCGATCACCTGGGAAGAGCGCGGCGCCAACCATGCGCTGAAAGTGGCGATTGGCACGCTGTTCGCCGCGTCCCTGGCGCACCTGATCATGAGCGTGCCGGAGCTGGTGTACTTCGTGTTCACCTTCCCGGCGGTCCTGTTGATCCTGGTGGGCTTCATGCTGGCCATGGGGCGTTATCGCGGCTACCGCCTGACCGAACTGGTGCGCTTCAAGGCGTTCTTGAAGGCTGACTCGTAA
- a CDS encoding aspartate/glutamate racemase family protein, which translates to MRILVVNVNTTASITDTIAQQARAVASPGTEIVGLTPYFGAESVEGNFESYLAAIAVMDRVMAYDQPFDAVIQAGYGEHGREGLQELLNVPVVDITEAAASTAMFLGHAYSVVTTLDRTVPLIEDRLKLAGLYQRCASVRASGMAVLELEENPLAAMEAIVRQAELAISEDKAEVICLGCGGMAGLDEQIRQRTGVPVVDGVTAAVTIAESLVRLGLSTSKIRTYATPRPKKIIGWPGKFGH; encoded by the coding sequence ATGCGCATCCTCGTGGTCAACGTCAACACCACCGCTTCCATCACCGACACCATCGCCCAGCAGGCACGGGCCGTGGCCTCACCGGGCACCGAGATTGTCGGGCTCACGCCTTACTTCGGCGCCGAATCGGTGGAAGGCAATTTTGAAAGTTACCTGGCGGCCATCGCCGTGATGGACCGGGTGATGGCCTACGACCAGCCCTTCGATGCGGTGATCCAGGCCGGCTACGGCGAACATGGTCGCGAAGGCTTGCAGGAGTTGCTCAACGTGCCGGTGGTGGACATCACCGAAGCCGCCGCCAGCACCGCGATGTTCCTGGGCCACGCCTATTCGGTGGTGACCACCCTGGACCGCACTGTGCCGCTGATCGAAGACCGCCTGAAACTGGCCGGCCTGTACCAACGCTGCGCCTCGGTGCGGGCCAGTGGCATGGCCGTGCTGGAGTTGGAAGAAAACCCGCTGGCCGCCATGGAAGCCATCGTGCGCCAGGCAGAACTGGCGATCAGCGAGGACAAGGCGGAGGTGATCTGCCTGGGTTGCGGCGGCATGGCCGGGTTGGACGAGCAGATTCGCCAACGCACCGGCGTGCCGGTGGTGGATGGGGTGACAGCGGCGGTGACCATTGCCGAGTCGCTGGTGCGGCTGGGGCTGTCGACGTCGAAGATTCGGACTTATGCGACGCCGCGGCCGAAGAAGATCATCGGCTGGCCGGGAAAGTTTGGCCACTGA
- a CDS encoding LysR family transcriptional regulator produces the protein MESFGSIECFVRSAEGGSFAEAARHLSLTPAAVGKSVAKLEARLGVRLFQRSTRRLALTEAGKLFLEEVSGSLTTIQNAVANLASAEGRPVGTLKVSMGTVFGNRYVVPLLGEFMRRFPDISPDWHFDNRQVDLIGQGFDAAIGGGFELPQGVVARKLTPAHRVLVAAPGYLAQRPPVREPEDLARCSGILIRSPQTGRVRSWQLTSLEREHRPLVLKPGMTMSDSEAACCASAQGLGIALVSMPMAVPFLRSGEVVRVLPDWYVDDGNISIYYAEHKLLPGKTRAFVDFIIEQFAEQKLGRSFSAI, from the coding sequence ATGGAAAGCTTTGGCAGTATCGAATGCTTTGTACGCAGCGCCGAGGGCGGCAGTTTTGCCGAGGCCGCGCGACACCTGAGCCTGACCCCGGCGGCCGTCGGCAAAAGCGTCGCCAAGCTCGAAGCGCGCCTCGGTGTGCGGCTGTTTCAGCGCAGCACCCGGCGCCTGGCGCTGACCGAAGCCGGCAAACTGTTCCTGGAAGAAGTCAGCGGCAGCCTCACCACTATCCAGAATGCCGTGGCCAACCTGGCCAGCGCCGAGGGGCGGCCGGTGGGCACGCTCAAGGTCAGCATGGGCACGGTGTTCGGCAATCGCTATGTGGTGCCGCTGCTCGGGGAGTTTATGCGACGTTTCCCGGATATCAGCCCGGATTGGCATTTCGATAACCGTCAGGTCGACCTGATCGGCCAGGGCTTCGACGCCGCGATTGGCGGTGGTTTTGAGCTGCCTCAAGGGGTAGTGGCGCGCAAGCTGACTCCCGCGCACCGTGTGCTGGTCGCCGCGCCGGGCTACCTGGCGCAACGCCCGCCGGTGCGCGAGCCCGAAGACCTGGCGCGCTGCAGCGGCATCCTGATCCGCTCGCCGCAGACCGGCCGCGTGCGTTCCTGGCAGCTGACCAGCCTTGAGCGTGAACATCGCCCCTTGGTACTCAAGCCCGGCATGACCATGAGCGACTCCGAAGCCGCTTGTTGTGCCAGCGCCCAGGGCCTGGGGATTGCGCTGGTGAGCATGCCGATGGCGGTGCCGTTTTTACGCAGTGGCGAGGTGGTGCGCGTGCTGCCCGACTGGTATGTGGATGACGGCAATATTTCCATCTACTACGCCGAACACAAACTGCTGCCCGGCAAGACCCGGGCGTTTGTGGATTTCATCATTGAGCAGTTTGCCGAGCAGAAACTGGGACGGAGCTTCAGCGCGATTTAA
- the thrH gene encoding bifunctional phosphoserine phosphatase/homoserine phosphotransferase ThrH has protein sequence MEIACLDLEGVLVPEIWIAFAEKTGIESLRATTRDIPDYDVLMKQRLRILDEHGLKLADIQEVIATLKPLDGAIEFVNWLRERFQVVILSDTFYEFSQPLMRQLGFPTLLCHRLITDENDRVVSYQLRQKDPKRQSVLAFKTLYYRVIAAGDSYNDTTMLGEADRGILFHAPENVIREFPQFPAVHTFEDLKKEFIKASNRPLSL, from the coding sequence GTGGAAATTGCCTGTCTCGACCTGGAAGGGGTGCTGGTTCCGGAAATCTGGATCGCCTTCGCCGAAAAAACCGGTATTGAATCCTTGCGGGCCACCACCCGGGACATTCCCGACTACGACGTGCTGATGAAGCAGCGCCTGCGCATCCTTGATGAGCACGGCCTGAAGCTCGCCGATATCCAGGAAGTGATCGCCACCCTCAAGCCGCTGGACGGTGCCATCGAGTTCGTCAACTGGCTGCGCGAGCGTTTCCAGGTGGTGATCCTGTCCGACACCTTCTACGAATTCTCCCAACCGCTGATGCGCCAGCTGGGCTTTCCGACCCTGCTGTGCCACCGCCTGATCACCGATGAAAACGACCGGGTGGTGAGTTACCAATTGCGCCAGAAAGATCCCAAGCGCCAGTCGGTGCTGGCGTTCAAGACCCTCTACTACCGCGTGATTGCCGCAGGCGACTCCTACAACGACACCACCATGCTCGGCGAGGCCGACCGTGGGATTCTGTTCCATGCACCGGAGAACGTGATTCGCGAGTTCCCGCAGTTCCCGGCGGTGCATACGTTTGAGGACTTGAAGAAAGAGTTCATCAAGGCGTCGAATCGGCCGTTGAGCCTGTAG
- a CDS encoding type II toxin-antitoxin system HigB family toxin, with amino-acid sequence MRIIALSTLRIFWDSHPGHTDAKPPMVELYRHMEKATYPTPQALKAQLRTASILKGGRVVFNVGGNKYRVVMAIDYQRQLGFIRFVGTHAQYDQINAETV; translated from the coding sequence ATGCGAATAATCGCGCTATCAACCTTACGAATATTCTGGGACAGCCACCCTGGTCATACCGATGCCAAACCGCCCATGGTCGAGTTGTATCGGCATATGGAGAAAGCAACTTACCCGACGCCGCAGGCGCTCAAGGCACAACTCAGAACGGCGAGCATTCTCAAAGGCGGCAGGGTTGTTTTCAACGTGGGCGGTAACAAGTATCGGGTAGTCATGGCAATCGACTATCAGCGGCAGCTCGGGTTCATACGCTTTGTGGGAACCCATGCGCAGTACGACCAAATCAACGCGGAGACCGTGTGA
- a CDS encoding type II toxin-antitoxin system HigA family antitoxin, translating to MNIKPIHSQEDLTAALARVEQLWGAGIGSPEGDELEILAVLIEKYEAEHFPMPPSDPVEAIRFRMEQMGLSARDLEPFIGTSGRVSEVLNHKRKLSLSMIKRLHEGLSIPYERLLAEG from the coding sequence ATGAACATCAAACCTATTCACTCCCAGGAAGACCTGACCGCCGCCCTGGCACGCGTCGAACAGCTATGGGGAGCGGGCATCGGTTCACCTGAAGGTGATGAACTGGAAATTCTCGCCGTACTCATTGAAAAGTACGAGGCCGAACATTTTCCAATGCCCCCTTCCGATCCGGTGGAAGCGATCAGATTTCGCATGGAGCAAATGGGTCTGAGTGCCCGCGATCTGGAGCCTTTTATCGGCACCAGCGGGCGGGTTTCAGAAGTGCTGAACCACAAGCGCAAGCTGAGCCTGTCGATGATCAAACGCCTGCATGAGGGTTTGAGCATTCCTTACGAGCGGTTGCTGGCAGAGGGCTAA
- a CDS encoding phosphoadenylyl-sulfate reductase codes for MNQAFDVAELAATYANKSAQDILKLAFSQFGDDLWISFSGAEDVVLVDMAWKLNKNVKVFSLDTGRLHPETYRFIEQVRDFYKIDIELISPDQSKLEPFVKEKGLFSFYKDGHGECCGVRKIEPLRRKLSAVSAWATGQRRDQSPGTRSQVAALEIDSAFSTPERTLYKFNPLAQMTSEEVWGYIRMLELPYNSLHERGFISIGCEPCTRPVLPNQHEREGRWWWEEATQKECGLHAGNIISKA; via the coding sequence ATGAACCAAGCCTTCGACGTCGCTGAACTCGCCGCGACTTATGCCAACAAATCCGCCCAGGACATTCTCAAGCTGGCGTTCAGCCAGTTCGGCGATGACCTGTGGATTTCCTTCAGCGGCGCCGAGGACGTGGTGCTGGTGGACATGGCCTGGAAGCTGAACAAAAACGTCAAGGTGTTCAGCCTTGATACCGGCCGCCTGCACCCGGAGACCTACCGGTTTATCGAGCAGGTACGCGACTTCTACAAGATCGATATCGAATTGATCTCGCCGGACCAGAGCAAGCTCGAACCCTTCGTCAAGGAAAAGGGCCTGTTCAGCTTCTATAAGGACGGCCATGGCGAATGCTGCGGTGTACGCAAGATTGAACCGCTGCGCCGCAAGCTTTCCGCCGTGAGTGCGTGGGCCACCGGTCAGCGTCGCGACCAGAGCCCCGGTACCCGCAGCCAGGTGGCGGCGCTGGAAATCGACAGCGCTTTCTCCACCCCGGAACGCACCCTGTACAAGTTCAACCCGCTGGCGCAGATGACCAGCGAGGAAGTCTGGGGTTACATCCGCATGCTCGAGCTGCCGTACAACAGCCTGCATGAGCGCGGCTTTATCAGCATTGGCTGCGAGCCCTGCACCCGCCCGGTGTTGCCGAATCAGCACGAGCGCGAAGGCCGCTGGTGGTGGGAAGAGGCCACGCAGAAGGAATGTGGGCTGCATGCGGGGAATATCATCAGCAAGGCTTGA
- a CDS encoding NCS1 family nucleobase:cation symporter-1 yields the protein MRTSLSNDLALDLPSSALNPEAASPGPLVLSPRLHNKDLAPTKVEGRRWGRYSIFALWTNDVHNIANYSFAIGLYALGLGGWQILLSLGIGAALVYFFMNLSGYMGQKTGVPFPVISRISFGIHGAQIPALIRAVIAIAWFGIQTYLASVVFRVLLTAIHPGFADYDHNSILGLSTLGWACFVAIWFVQLVILAYGMEMVRRYEGFAGPVILLTVASLAGWMYYQAGGNIAWSIREPLSGAEMWRNIFAGGALWLAIYGTLILNFCDFARSSPCRKTIQVGNFWGLPVNILVFAAITVLLCGGQFQLNGRVIESPTEIIAAIPNTFFLVLGCLAFLIVTVAVNIMANFVAPAFVLSNLAPKYLNFRRAGLISATVAVLILPWNLYNSPLVIVYFLSGLGALLGPLYGVIMVDYWLIRKSQVDVPQLYSEDPNGVYYYSRGVNLRAVAAFIPAAVIAILLALLPGFASVSPFSWLFGAGIAGLLYLLIAKRQPHYADVSGESIAVDNVSH from the coding sequence ATGCGTACAAGCCTCTCGAATGACCTTGCACTGGATCTGCCCTCCTCCGCCCTGAACCCCGAGGCCGCCAGCCCCGGCCCGTTGGTACTCAGCCCGCGCCTGCACAACAAAGACCTGGCGCCCACCAAGGTCGAGGGTCGCCGCTGGGGGCGCTATAGCATCTTTGCGCTGTGGACCAACGACGTGCACAACATTGCCAACTACTCGTTCGCCATTGGCCTGTACGCGCTGGGCCTGGGTGGCTGGCAGATCCTGTTGTCCCTGGGGATCGGCGCGGCGCTGGTGTACTTCTTCATGAACCTGTCGGGGTACATGGGGCAGAAAACCGGCGTACCGTTCCCGGTGATCAGCCGCATCAGCTTCGGTATTCATGGTGCGCAGATTCCAGCGTTGATCCGCGCGGTGATTGCAATTGCCTGGTTCGGTATCCAGACCTACCTGGCTTCGGTGGTTTTCCGTGTATTGCTGACGGCCATTCATCCAGGCTTTGCCGACTATGACCACAACTCGATCCTGGGCCTGTCGACCTTGGGCTGGGCCTGTTTCGTAGCCATCTGGTTCGTGCAACTGGTGATCCTGGCCTACGGCATGGAGATGGTGCGGCGCTATGAAGGCTTCGCCGGGCCGGTGATCCTGCTGACCGTGGCCTCCCTGGCCGGCTGGATGTATTACCAGGCGGGCGGCAACATTGCCTGGTCGATCCGCGAGCCGCTGAGCGGCGCTGAGATGTGGCGCAATATCTTTGCCGGTGGCGCGCTGTGGCTGGCAATCTACGGCACGCTGATCCTCAATTTCTGCGACTTCGCCCGCTCGTCGCCGTGCCGCAAGACCATCCAGGTCGGCAACTTCTGGGGCCTGCCCGTGAATATCCTGGTGTTTGCCGCCATCACCGTGCTGCTCTGCGGTGGGCAATTCCAACTCAATGGCCGGGTGATCGAAAGCCCGACTGAAATCATCGCGGCCATCCCCAATACCTTCTTCCTCGTGCTCGGTTGCCTGGCCTTTCTGATCGTGACCGTGGCGGTGAACATCATGGCCAACTTCGTTGCGCCGGCCTTTGTGCTGAGCAACCTGGCGCCCAAGTACCTGAACTTTCGCCGCGCCGGCCTGATCAGCGCCACCGTGGCCGTGCTGATTTTGCCGTGGAACCTCTACAACAGCCCGCTGGTGATCGTGTATTTCCTGTCTGGCCTGGGCGCACTGCTGGGGCCGCTGTATGGGGTGATCATGGTCGATTACTGGCTGATCCGTAAAAGCCAAGTGGACGTGCCGCAGCTGTATAGCGAAGACCCGAATGGCGTTTATTACTACAGCCGTGGGGTCAACTTACGTGCGGTGGCGGCCTTTATTCCTGCGGCCGTGATCGCCATCCTGCTGGCGCTGTTGCCAGGGTTTGCCAGCGTGTCGCCGTTTTCCTGGTTGTTTGGCGCCGGTATTGCAGGGTTGCTATACCTGCTGATCGCCAAGCGCCAGCCGCACTACGCCGATGTCAGTGGCGAAAGCATTGCAGTCGATAACGTCAGTCATTAA
- a CDS encoding HAD-IA family hydrolase: MNAPRTAVGPIKAVIFDMDGLLLDTEGIYTEVTQIIAERYGRTYDWGIKQHIIGRGAQDLADYVVKALDLPITPAEFLTIREPLMSERFPKALGMPGAEELVRHLKAHNIPIAVGTSSSRNSFGHKTTLHREWFGLFDTIVTADDPEVGAAKPAPDIFLTAARRLGVAPEDCLVFEDSPFGVTAAKAAHMTAIAVPDEAMADSKYHHADQIIRKLADFDLAAYGLPPMS, from the coding sequence ATGAATGCTCCGCGTACCGCAGTCGGTCCGATCAAGGCCGTGATTTTTGATATGGACGGATTGTTGCTGGATACGGAAGGTATCTACACCGAAGTTACGCAGATAATCGCCGAACGCTACGGCCGCACCTACGATTGGGGGATCAAGCAGCACATCATCGGCCGAGGGGCTCAGGACCTGGCGGACTATGTGGTAAAGGCGCTGGACTTGCCGATCACCCCGGCTGAGTTCCTGACGATTCGCGAACCGTTGATGAGCGAGCGTTTCCCCAAGGCCCTGGGCATGCCTGGCGCCGAGGAGCTGGTGCGGCACTTGAAAGCGCACAATATTCCGATTGCCGTGGGCACCAGTTCATCGCGCAATTCTTTTGGCCACAAGACCACGTTGCACCGTGAGTGGTTTGGCTTGTTCGACACCATTGTCACCGCGGACGACCCGGAAGTCGGTGCCGCCAAACCGGCGCCGGACATCTTCCTCACCGCCGCGCGCCGCCTGGGTGTAGCGCCCGAGGATTGCCTGGTGTTCGAGGATTCGCCATTCGGCGTCACCGCCGCCAAGGCCGCCCACATGACCGCCATCGCGGTGCCCGACGAGGCCATGGCCGACAGCAAGTACCACCACGCCGACCAGATCATCCGCAAACTCGCGGACTTCGACCTGGCGGCCTACGGCCTGCCGCCAATGTCCTGA
- a CDS encoding alpha-L-glutamate ligase-like protein, which produces MFGFWKTWKALEARGIMGINRRNADYVLKYNKRSLYPIVDDKIITKERAIAAGIHVPEMYGIISTEKEIDKLDEIIGGRSDFVIKPAQGAGGDGILVVADRFEGRYRTVSGKIISHEEIEHQISSILTGLYSLGGHRDRALIEYRVVPDQIFKSISYEGVPDIRIIVLMGYPVMAMLRLPTRQSGGKANLHQGAIGVGVDLATGLTLRGTWLNNIITKHPDTTNAVDGVQLPNWDGFMKLAAGCYELCGLGYIGVDMVLDQEKGPLILELNARPGLNIQIANDCGLTLRTHAVEARLEELKAAGVTETPEERVKFVQEMFGHIPAVEG; this is translated from the coding sequence ATGTTCGGCTTCTGGAAGACGTGGAAGGCCCTGGAAGCGCGGGGGATCATGGGCATCAACCGGCGTAACGCCGACTACGTGCTCAAGTACAACAAGCGCAGCCTGTACCCGATCGTGGATGACAAGATCATCACCAAGGAACGGGCGATTGCCGCCGGCATCCATGTGCCGGAAATGTACGGGATCATTTCCACCGAAAAGGAAATCGACAAGCTAGACGAGATCATTGGCGGGCGTAGCGACTTCGTGATCAAGCCGGCCCAGGGCGCTGGCGGTGACGGCATCCTGGTGGTGGCCGACCGCTTTGAAGGGCGCTACCGCACGGTGTCCGGCAAGATCATCAGCCATGAAGAGATCGAGCATCAGATTTCCAGCATCCTCACCGGCCTGTATTCCCTCGGTGGCCACCGCGACCGCGCGTTGATTGAATACCGCGTGGTGCCCGACCAGATCTTCAAAAGCATCAGCTACGAAGGCGTGCCGGATATCCGCATCATCGTGCTGATGGGCTACCCGGTGATGGCCATGCTGCGCTTGCCGACCCGTCAGTCCGGCGGCAAGGCCAACCTGCACCAGGGCGCGATCGGCGTGGGCGTCGACCTCGCCACCGGCCTGACGCTGCGCGGCACCTGGCTGAACAACATCATCACCAAGCATCCCGACACCACCAACGCGGTGGATGGCGTGCAGTTGCCCAACTGGGACGGTTTCATGAAGCTCGCGGCCGGCTGCTATGAGCTGTGCGGGCTCGGCTATATCGGCGTGGACATGGTGCTGGACCAGGAAAAAGGTCCGCTGATTCTTGAGCTGAATGCGCGCCCGGGGCTGAACATCCAGATCGCCAACGACTGCGGCCTGACCCTGCGCACCCATGCGGTAGAGGCGCGGCTGGAAGAATTGAAAGCCGCCGGCGTCACCGAAACCCCGGAAGAACGGGTGAAGTTCGTCCAGGAAATGTTTGGGCACATCCCCGCCGTAGAGGGCTGA
- a CDS encoding 3-oxoacyl-ACP reductase family protein, with protein sequence MTTQNLIGKVALIQGGSRGIGAAIVKRLAAQGAAVAFTYVSSAAKAEELQNSVISAGGKALAIHADSADATAIRNAVHATVEAFGRLDILVNNAGVLAIAPLEDFKLEDFDQTLAINVRSVFIATQEAAKHMGEGGRVINIGSTNAERMPFGGGGPYAMSKAALVGLTKGLARDLGPRGITINNVQPGPVDTDMNPANSDFAESLIGLMAVGRYGHVEEIASFVAYLAGPEAGYITGASLTIDGGFSA encoded by the coding sequence ATGACCACACAGAACCTCATCGGCAAAGTCGCCTTGATTCAAGGCGGTTCCCGCGGCATCGGCGCCGCCATCGTCAAGCGCCTCGCGGCGCAGGGTGCAGCCGTGGCCTTTACCTATGTCAGCTCGGCCGCCAAGGCTGAAGAATTGCAGAACAGCGTGATCAGCGCAGGCGGCAAAGCCCTGGCGATTCACGCCGACAGCGCCGACGCCACGGCGATCCGCAACGCCGTGCACGCCACCGTAGAAGCCTTCGGCCGCCTGGATATCCTGGTGAACAACGCCGGCGTGCTGGCCATCGCGCCGCTGGAAGACTTCAAGCTCGAAGACTTCGACCAGACCCTGGCCATCAACGTGCGCAGCGTGTTTATCGCCACCCAGGAAGCCGCCAAGCATATGGGTGAAGGGGGTCGCGTGATCAATATCGGCAGCACCAATGCCGAGCGCATGCCCTTTGGCGGTGGCGGGCCGTACGCAATGAGCAAGGCCGCGCTGGTCGGTTTGACCAAGGGCCTGGCGCGGGACCTGGGGCCACGCGGCATCACCATCAACAACGTGCAGCCTGGGCCGGTGGACACCGATATGAACCCGGCGAACAGTGATTTTGCCGAAAGCCTGATTGGGTTGATGGCGGTGGGCCGTTACGGGCATGTGGAAGAGATCGCCAGCTTTGTGGCGTATCTGGCGGGGCCGGAAGCGGGTTACATCACTGGTGCGAGCTTGACCATCGACGGTGGTTTCAGCGCCTGA